GAACATAGAGAAGGCGATTCCTGCGCCTGAGAGGTGGCAGCCCACACGGAGAGGCAAGCAGGGCTGATGGAGAGCCTGCAGGCGGTACAGCCGCTCTCATGGGTGATCGAGGCCCCTGTGTCCTGGAGGGGCCCCGGGGCCCTCATCTACCCAGCTCCTCCCCACCAGGGGGCCTCAGGGATAGCCACCCCTCCGGGTGATGTGTCAGCATCCCCCCGACCCCCATGTGTCCAGGGCCCACAGGCCATTTTCACGGGGATGGCGTGAGTCCTCTCCTGGGCCCAGGGAGGCAAATGGGGAGAGAGACGGGATGGTGGGCCGGGGTGTGGAGACCCCTGTGCGGCCGGGTGGGGGCCCCGGCCGTTGACCCCCGCCATGCCGCACCCCCCGCAGGCACAACCACAACAACCTGCGCATCACACGCATCCTCAAGTCTCTGGGTGAGCTGGGCCTCGAGCACTACCAGGCGCCGCTGGCACGCTTCTTCCTGGAGGAGACGCTGGTGCGGCGGGAGCTGCCGGGCGTGCGGCAGAGCGCCCTGGACTACTTCATGTTCGCCGTGCGCTGCCGGCACCAGCGCCGGGAGCTGGTGCACTTCGCCTGGGAGCACTTCCGGCCCCGCAGCAAGTTTGTCTGGGGGCCCTGGGACAAGCTGCGGAGGTTCAAGCCCAGCTGCCTGCCCCGGCTGCTCGAGGGCCCCAGCAAGGCGGAGGAAGAAGGAAACCCCAGGGACCCTGCCCACGAGGCCAGCACCCAGGGTCGGACCTGTGGACCAGGGCACAGCAAGGGTGGGGACAGGGTGGACGCGGGGCCCCAGCCACTGAGCATGGAACCCCAGAATGCGGGACCCCTGGAGAGGAGCCAGGGGGATGAGGCAGGGGGCCATGGGGAAGATGGGCCGGAGTCCCCCAGCCCCAAAGAGAGCAAGAAGAGGAAGCTGGAGCAGAGCCGGCGGGAGCAGCCCCCCGCAGAGCCAGGCGCACACACTGTCTCGGAGGTGGAGAAGATCGCTCTGAACTTGGAGGGCTGTGCCCTCAGCCAGGGCAGCCTCAGGACGgggacccaggaagtggagggtCAGGACCCCGGGGAGGCCACGCAgccctgcccccaacccctgGAAGCCAAGGTGGCTGACAAGGTGAGGAAGCGGAGGAAGGTAGATGGGGGAGCTGGGGACAGTGGTGGCGCCCAGACCTTGGCCCCTGCCGGGTCCCCTACCCCATCGGGGTGCCCCGAGGCTGGACACACTGAGAACCAGGTTGAGGAGGACACAGAAGGCACAATGGGGCCCAAAGAAGGTGCCCCCGGGAACCCATCAGAGGGCCCAGGCCCCAACTCTGCAGGCCCTGCAGGGGACGAGCCAGCCGAGGCAGGGGAGGCAGCAGAGGTGCAGGACACAGAGGTGGGGCCTTCCCCTCAGTCCGGGAAGCCTTAAGGAAAGGAATGTCCATCCTGGCGGCGGGGCAGCCTTGGGAGCAATCCGCAGTGCCCGCTGCAGCAGCCCCCAGCAGGTGCGAGGCCCCACCCTCGGGGAAGGCCACGGCCTGCAGAAGCCGCCTGGCCCGGCTGTGTCTTTCCCGCCCAGCTCTCCCCTGCACCCCTGTCTTTGTAAATTGTCCcttttggggtggggtggggcagggctgcTTTTCTTAGTCTGGTGCCAAGCAAGACCTTTTCTGAATAAACCCGTTTGACTTTGAGTCTTTGGTATGGACCGGGGTCCCAGTGGGTGGCCGGGCCGGCAGGGCTGGTGTCACAGCCGATGTCTGTCCAGGCTTCAGTGGCGTGGCCTGGCTGCCGCCTCGCATGGCTCCAGCAGTGCTCGTGGGGGCACAGCGGCGGCACAGCCTCCCGACACGGTGCCCGGGCATGCAGAGGCGCGCAGCCTCAGAGCTGCTCGAGGTGGGACCGCAGTCCCTCAGTGGGCCTCTGCCACCTGTTCAAGCTGGGGACTCCCCTGAGGtgagctgggggcagtggctgggcacagcgggGTCTAGACCAGGCCTTTCTGCCTGCTGTGGTCTGGGTTCGGTGCTGTGCCTCGGGCAGGCCTGGCAGCACCCTCAGTTGGGCTCCCTGGCTCCCTCAGGTCTGGCGAGGTGCGCCCCAGGGCAGCTCCTCCCTGCAGTCTGGCCTTGTCAACCTGGGCCAGGACCCCCGCCCTTCCCGATTCACCTACATTTCTACATCAGTGCGGTAAGGGGCTTTTGTGGGGCCTCAGAGGAGGGCTCAGGGCTCCCCCAAGAGCTGGACACTTGCCTGTGCTCAGTGGAGGACACCCCTGGGTGGGAGGATTAAAGCTGTGGACCCGGGCACCACTTCAGGGAAAGTGCCCAGCTCCCATCTGGTGGCAGCAAATACCCAAGTCAGAAGTCACTGGGCGGGAGACATCCCAGGTTCAGTAATCCCCTGTCGCTGGGTGGGAAAGCTGTGCGACCCCTGCTGCCTCAACTCCAGTGTGGCTCAGTGAGGGGATTTCTGCCacggagggaaactgaggcagtgaGCTGGACTTGCAGGGCTAGAAATGCAGTCACTGGGGCAGTGCCCGGCTGATCCAGCATCCCCAGTCCGGGCTGctgtggggctggggtgggtggagaaGGGTGTCTCCAGCGAGGAGCCGGTTGGAGCAGCCCTGGGGGGCGGGTGCCTGAGGACAGCAGGCAGTGCTGGCTATCCAACCCGGGCTTCAGGGAGAGTGATGGCCCCCAACAGGCAGGCAGCTGGTGGCTCTGCCCCACTCAGAAGTGAACCCAGGGAGGCTCAGCTCTCACAGCCCCCACCTTTGCCTGGAtctgcctggagctgggggtggTGCAGGGGGACACCAAGCAGGCGTCCCAGGCTCGAGGTGGCTCTCCTGGCCTGAGGTAAAGGCCAGCTGTGTGTTGTCTGATTTGGCTCATAGCAGTCCTTGCTGCCCACGTGCTGGGCATCGGGATGGGCAGAGGAGAGGCACTGAGGAGGGGCTGGCCCCAGGGTCATCTTGCCAGATGGAACTGCTAGGGAGGCTCGTCCTGTCCCCTAGACCCTGGGCTTGGGTGGGGCTGCTGTGAGGAGCCCCTAAGCCCCACTGCTATCTGGGCCAACCTGctccacccacccctgccccttGTCAAAAGTCCTCTGTTGGGAAGACCTGTCCTAGGGTGACTTGGtctcctcaggaggctgggccttttcagctcctcccacctcacctgaCGGAATTCACACGCCCCTCCCAGCCACCATGTCACCCAGCAGGGAAGGAAGAATCTCCCTCTACGAACTTAACATCGGGAGAGTTTAGAGcaacactttattattattattactaattttttgagacggagtctcgctctgtcacccacgctggagtgcaggtggcaccatctcagctcactgcaacctcagcctcccgggttcaaacggttcccctgcctcagcctccgcagtagctgggaccGCGGGcgcgtgccatcacacctggctaattttgttgtgttttagtagagacggggtttcagcatgttggccaggatagtctccatctgctgaactcgtgatccgcccgcctcggcctcccaaagtgctggatgacaggcatgagccaccgtgcccagctgacactttattattttgagacagggtctctcttgcccaggcaggagtgcaggcgccatctcggctcacagcagcctcaaccctagggctcaagcgatcctcttgcctcagcctctggagtagctgggactgccggtgagcaccactgtgcccggccgaggTTTTGATTTTTGGAGGAGAGGAGGCCTCCCTCTGCCCAGGCTGACTGCACCCGGTTTTGCCCCGCGCCCCTCTCGCCCCCTCCGGCCCTGGCTAACTCAGCATCAAAACGGTCCTGCGTTCCCACCTGCAAAAGGAAGCCTTTCTAGGGAATTGTGAAGACTCCTGGGGCAGGGGCTGCCATGCCGTGCCTTCCCGGAGCTTGGGGCAACTTGGACACTTGAGTCCCCTGTAGGGCGGCCTGAGGCAGAGCCGGCCTGGCCTGGCGACCCCTGAGCTCGTCGGAAATGGAAACGGAGGCTCgccctctgcctccttccccaggGTCTGACCTTTCCTGTAGGCCCCGGATCCCGGGGAGGAGGTGCCCTTCCCCTCTGCCAGGGTGGCCGCTCTGCTCTCTCCAGGGACTGAGTCTGGGGCGAGAGTCTGGCCTTAGCCAGTGGCAGCTGACGTGGACTGAGCACCCGGCCGTCCAGGTCCACGGAGGGGCCGCCCCCAGCCCCGCGGGCAGCTCCAGACCCGCGGCCGGAGCAGGAACGGGGGCGGCGCCGGGACCAGCACTCGCCCTCCCCGGGTCCTCCTGGGCGTGGGGCCGCCGGCGCCGGGGAGGGTCTGCGGCTTCGGAAACTCGCcgcctccctccttcctgaagGGAGCCCTTCAGCGCGGCCCGCACCCCCGCGCGCACACTCGGGTCGGGTCGGCGCGGGCGGAGAAGAGAGCGTCTTTCTCTCCAGCTCAAAGCGGCGAGTGTGCGGGCGCCAGGCCCGGGATAATTTTAACCCGCGGCTGGAGGGACGCGCCGCCCGGCGCGAGGCAGGGCAGGGGGAGCCCCCGCCGCCCAGGTGGGCCCGGCTGAATGGGGGGCTTgtgcgggcgggggcggggaaggggaaggggccgCCCACCTCCCGCCCACTCGCCTCCCGCCCTCCGCACTCTGCCAGCCCCGACGCCCGCGCGGCTCAGACGTCGCGCAGCCATGGCCCGGGCACCCGCGCTCGCCCCGCTCCTGCCCCGGCTCCTGCCCCCGCTCCTGCTCCTGCTCGCGCAGCTCCTGGTGGCCGCCGGGGCACAGGTGAGCGGGGGGGCTCTCGGGACTCTGAGACGGGACGTCGAGCCGCGCAGTCCCGGGACGGCCCCAGCCTCGAACCCGCCACCCCGGGATACCTCCACTCCCCAGCCCGTGTCACCGTCGGGGCGCGGAGTCCCCAGCGTCGGGTTGAGCCCCGGGTCGCCTCGGGAGAGcaccgtccgtccgtccgtccgtgtCCTCGCTGGGTCCGCGCTGGCCCGGGTCCGCCGGCGCCAgcggcgccgccgccgcctctgCTCAGAGACAAGGAGCCCTTTGTTCCTGCGGCCCAAGGGAGGCGGGGGCGCATTGCGCGGGGCACCTGGCTCCGCCCGAGGCTTTGGGGCTCACCGAGGAAACGGGGCTCATCGCGGGCCCGGGAGCCGCTGGGTCCGAAGGAAGCGCGCTCCCTGATGACTTTTCTCCGTTTCAGAAAGTGGGACTCCCAGGCCCCCCCGGCCCCCAAGGGCCACCCGGAAAGCCCGGCCAGGATGGCATCGATGTGAGTTTGGGGGTGCTGAGGGCCCCCAGCGCTCTGGGGTTCTGGCTCTGGCCCTCACCTCCCTGGGCTCCCGGGCCTGATGGAGAGAAAGCCAAGCCCGGCCTCCCAGAGCCAGGGTGACATCAGGAGGCAGCCAGTACCTTCATGGGATGGGGGCAGCCCTGCAGGGATTACCTGGGGGTGGAGGGTGTCACGTGGTGGTCCTCGACCCAGAATGCCGGCACTGAGGTGTGTGTCTCTGGGTCCCTGAGGGGGCTGTGCCCCTGGGTTCTGGGTTCTGACCcctgggctgaggtgggggggaGTGGAtggaggcagggggaggggggcCACATCCTTTGGGTGGATACGGGCCCGGGGTCTTGTTAGGGCTGCTGGGTGCTGGAGCCAGCCATGGAGGGGCTCAGGAGCTGACTCCGTCCCAGAGATGATGTCCCCCACGGGTGTCTCAGGCCTGGTGTGGCCCAAGCGTCAGGAGGCAGCAGCTGCAGCCTGACAGCTGTGCCTCCCTCTGAGGGACTATCTGGGGTGAACCTCCCCATGTGGCACCGCCCCCAGGGCAGGGGTTCCCCCAGGGCCTGTCCTTGCCTGTGTGGTTCCTGTGGAGGGCTGCACTGAGAGTCCCCCGTGACCCACGCTCAGCCTCTCTGCCCAGCTCGGCCTCGATGGCCACGACCTCCCTCCCTGGCCACAGGGCTGTGCTCAGAGCAGCTACGTGGACCCGAACCCCCACGGCCCAGGGCCCTGGCCTCCCTAGGCTCCTCCTGGGCCAGGTACTCGGACCACAGAGCTCCCACTTGAAAGCTGGTCTTAAAGTCTCAGTTAAAGGCCTGGTGGTCATCaacagggtgggggctgggggaccTTCAGGAGACTGAAGAGGCTGCAGATGGAACCGCGAGGCACCCAGGCCATCTTCCTAAAGGCCCAGGCCACTGAGGGAGGGGATTCGCCATGTATTCCCATCACCCCTGGGGGCCATGTCCCCACATCTGCAAAGTGATTCCCACACCCCCTGTGGCTGTGAGGGCTGAGCCTGTCTGCCCAGGTCACCTCTTTACCTGGTGCCGCCCCGTACATGGGTGGGTGCCCCCTAGGTATGGATTGGGAGCTCAGGGTCCCCTTTTGTCTTCTTGGGCTGGGCCTCTGGGGCTGGTTTGGGGGCCAGCGCTGCTCTTTTCCCTGGGGCGGGGTTCTTTTCAGGGTCACATGTGGGCATCTTTACTCACAGGGAGAAGCCGGTCCTCCAGGTCTGCCTGGGCCTCCGGTAAGTGTCCCTGGCCAGGGGATCAGCCTTTTTGCAGTCTGGAGAGAAGAGGGGACATGGAACAGAGGGGTCATTGATGTCCTGTCTCATCCTGTTGGAGCCTGGGTTGCCTGAGGGGAGGCCTCAGAGGGCCCGGAGCAGGCCCGGAGCCAGGGGGCAGGAGGGGAGCGTGTGGGCTCAGCCGCAGCATGTTCTGGGCAGGGCCTGGCTTTGAAGCTTTCTTTGGGCCGGCGCCAGGCAGGCCGGAGCTAGAGCTGGTACCATCCTGCAGGTCCCTGGGCCTGAGGCTGCACGGAGCCCCCCCCACCTTCTTCAGCTCCAGGGATTGAGGGTTCTGGGGTTCAGAGCCCTGTCTGGGCCCCCGCGGGTCCCACAGAGATGCCTGCTGGCCCTtagccagggaggctgaggtgaccaGAAGGTCTTACAGATGCCACCGAGGGATGGGGCGGGCAGCCTTCCTGGGCGAGCAAGGTGTGGGCGAGCAGGACACATGTGACCCCGCTGGGCGGGGTCTGCCGGGCAGCAGGAGGAGAGGGGGCCATCTCGTGTGGCCGGGCACGGGGAGGTGGAAAGCATTTTGCTTTCTTGCTGAAGGCCCGGGCTCCAGGCCAGACCTAGCCCTCACGTCTCTGCCCTTTCCTTCTGCACAGGGACCAAAGGGGGCCCCAGGAAAGCCAGGGAAACCAGGAGAGGCCGGGCTGCCGGGACTGCCGGGTGTGGACGTGAGTGTGCCCGCCCCTCCCCTCGCCCCACTTCCCCCACCGAGGACCTGGAGGAGTCGGCCTTAATTGCTGTTGTCCAGCTGGGCCTGCTCAGGCGGGAAGCCCAGTCCTGATAGAAGTCTCCAGAAGTCCCCAACGGGG
This is a stretch of genomic DNA from Saimiri boliviensis isolate mSaiBol1 chromosome 9, mSaiBol1.pri, whole genome shotgun sequence. It encodes these proteins:
- the OGFR gene encoding opioid growth factor receptor, whose amino-acid sequence is MDDPDCDSTWEEDEDGEGSEDGEAAGAEDADAGDEDEDAEEPRAARPSALQSRMTGSRNWRAMRDMCRYRHHYPDLVERDCNGDTPNLSFYRNEIHFLPNGCFIEDILQKWKDNYDLLEDNHSYIQWLFPLREPGVNWHAKPLTLREIEVFKSSREIQERLVRAYELMLDFYGIRLEDRGTGTVGRAQNYQRRFQNLNWHNHNNLRITRILKSLGELGLEHYQAPLARFFLEETLVRRELPGVRQSALDYFMFAVRCRHQRRELVHFAWEHFRPRSKFVWGPWDKLRRFKPSCLPRLLEGPSKAEEEGNPRDPAHEASTQGRTCGPGHSKGGDRVDAGPQPLSMEPQNAGPLERSQGDEAGGHGEDGPESPSPKESKKRKLEQSRREQPPAEPGAHTVSEVEKIALNLEGCALSQGSLRTGTQEVEGQDPGEATQPCPQPLEAKVADKVRKRRKVDGGAGDSGGAQTLAPAGSPTPSGCPEAGHTENQVEEDTEGTMGPKEGAPGNPSEGPGPNSAGPAGDEPAEAGEAAEVQDTEVGPSPQSGKP